In Candidatus Alcyoniella australis, a genomic segment contains:
- a CDS encoding electron transfer flavoprotein subunit beta/FixA family protein, translated as MNIVVLVKQVPDTETKIKIKADGSGIETDGIKWVMNPYDEYAVEEALKIKEAGKADEVTILSMGPDRAIEAIRTGLAMGADKAIHVKVDSLDGMDALTTAQALAKGLDGVEYGLIVCGKQAMDDDQSAVPAMLCELLGIPQVTVVSKVEVGEGTVTVNRDIEGGAKMVIEAPLPALVAATKGLNEPRYASLPGIMKAKRKPVDVKNFADLGVEPVSKTEIIGWSLPDERAAGKVINTGDREQNVKELVRLLREEAKVI; from the coding sequence GTGAACATAGTAGTTCTTGTCAAGCAGGTGCCCGATACCGAGACCAAGATCAAGATCAAGGCCGACGGATCGGGTATCGAGACTGACGGTATCAAGTGGGTGATGAACCCCTATGATGAGTACGCGGTCGAAGAGGCTCTGAAGATCAAGGAGGCCGGCAAGGCCGACGAAGTGACTATCCTTTCCATGGGTCCGGACCGCGCCATCGAGGCGATCCGCACCGGCTTGGCGATGGGAGCCGACAAGGCGATCCACGTCAAGGTCGACTCGCTGGACGGCATGGACGCACTGACCACGGCCCAGGCTTTGGCCAAGGGTCTGGACGGCGTGGAGTACGGCCTGATCGTCTGCGGCAAGCAGGCGATGGACGATGACCAGTCAGCGGTCCCGGCGATGCTCTGCGAGCTTTTAGGCATCCCGCAGGTCACCGTGGTGAGCAAGGTCGAGGTCGGCGAGGGCACCGTCACCGTCAACCGCGACATCGAGGGCGGCGCCAAGATGGTGATCGAGGCCCCGCTGCCGGCTCTGGTCGCCGCGACCAAGGGACTCAACGAGCCGCGTTATGCCAGCCTTCCGGGTATCATGAAGGCCAAGCGCAAACCGGTCGACGTGAAGAACTTCGCCGATCTGGGCGTGGAGCCCGTGTCCAAGACCGAGATCATCGGCTGGTCGCTGCCCGACGAGAGGGCGGCCGGCAAGGTCATCAACACCGGCGATCGCGAGCAGAACGTCAAGGAATTGGTTCGCCTGCTTCGCGAAGAAGCCAAGGTTATCTAA
- a CDS encoding TetR/AcrR family transcriptional regulator — translation MTLKNIDDKHEKILQAAIKVFAKNGFHKSKISQIANEAGVADGTIYLYFKNKDDILIKLFEENLETLISQFKSRLEQVHDPVEKLKTFIHLHLTTMEANQALAEVLTVELRQSHKFMKEYVPRKFADYMQIVSYIVREGKDQGVFDAEVKPGVFKRALFGALDEMVLYWVLTPKRKYSLKTAEEQIYRIFVKGILVDRQPVAAG, via the coding sequence GTGACGTTGAAGAACATCGACGACAAGCACGAAAAAATACTACAGGCCGCCATAAAAGTATTTGCCAAGAACGGTTTTCACAAGAGTAAAATCAGCCAGATCGCCAACGAGGCCGGAGTGGCCGACGGCACGATCTACCTGTACTTCAAGAATAAAGACGACATTCTGATCAAGCTCTTCGAGGAGAACCTCGAAACCCTGATTTCGCAGTTCAAGAGCCGTCTGGAGCAGGTGCACGACCCGGTGGAAAAGCTCAAGACATTTATCCACCTGCACCTGACGACCATGGAGGCCAACCAGGCGTTGGCCGAGGTGCTGACCGTCGAGTTGCGTCAGAGCCACAAGTTCATGAAGGAGTACGTTCCGCGCAAGTTCGCGGATTACATGCAGATCGTCAGTTACATCGTGCGCGAGGGCAAAGATCAGGGCGTATTCGACGCCGAGGTCAAGCCCGGGGTTTTCAAGCGCGCGTTGTTCGGGGCGTTGGACGAGATGGTGCTCTACTGGGTGTTGACGCCCAAGCGCAAGTACTCGCTCAAGACCGCCGAGGAGCAGATCTACCGGATCTTCGTAAAGGGAATATTGGTCGACAGGCAACCGGTCGCCGCAGGTTGA
- a CDS encoding MXAN_5187 C-terminal domain-containing protein, whose product MNNEQQISEFESKMRELTVLYEHYFSGLNKREPFSERQQLQKLVLHFSGRRPNNTQLAFRLSALLSRYEAISRFWDRTMLEIEKGTYKRDRFKADIRIGRLDDIKHGGPRKPLGSEALERVQSTAHRSEQAGQAEREGRELRKLYREFVEARRSTREQTQIDFKKFSKTVRTQRKNLQQRLGGDVGFRVVVEEGKTKLKAAKRKG is encoded by the coding sequence ATGAACAACGAGCAGCAGATCAGCGAATTCGAGAGCAAAATGCGGGAACTGACCGTGCTCTACGAACATTATTTCAGCGGCCTGAACAAGCGCGAGCCGTTCAGCGAACGACAGCAGCTGCAGAAGCTGGTGCTCCATTTCTCGGGCAGGCGACCGAACAATACCCAACTGGCTTTCAGGCTCTCGGCGTTGCTCTCGCGCTACGAGGCGATCTCGCGCTTCTGGGACCGCACCATGCTCGAGATCGAGAAGGGAACCTACAAGCGCGACCGCTTCAAGGCCGACATACGCATCGGTCGACTGGACGACATCAAGCACGGCGGCCCGCGTAAGCCGTTGGGCTCCGAGGCGTTGGAGCGCGTACAGAGCACGGCGCACAGGTCCGAGCAGGCCGGCCAGGCCGAGCGCGAGGGGCGCGAGCTGCGCAAGCTCTACCGCGAGTTCGTCGAGGCCCGGCGCAGCACGCGCGAGCAAACCCAGATCGACTTCAAGAAATTCTCCAAAACCGTTCGCACGCAACGTAAGAACCTGCAGCAGCGCCTGGGCGGCGACGTGGGGTTCCGCGTGGTGGTCGAAGAGGGCAAGACCAAGCTCAAGGCGGCCAAGCGCAAGGGCTGA